CTCCACCAGCTCGTCCTCGTTGATGAACTCGAGGGCCGCCTCGAGGGAGAGGATCCGGGGCGGGACCAGCCGGAGCGCCTCGTCCGTGCCCGCGGCCCGGATGTTCGTGAGATGCTTCTCCTTGCAGATGTTCACGTCGATGTCGACGGGACGCGAGTTCTCGCCCACGATCATCCCCTCGTACACCTGCAACCCTTCCCCGATGAAGAACGTCCCGCGCGACTGCAGGTGGAAGATGGCGTACGCCGTGGTGCGCCCCACCCGGTCGGCGACCAGGGCCCCGTTGATCCGCTCGGGGATCGGGCCCTGCCACGGATCGTAGCCGTCGAAGAGGTGGTTCAGCAGCCCCGTGCCGCGGGTGATGGTGAGAAACTCGGAACGGAAACCGATCAGGCCCCGCGACGGGATGCGGTACTCCATCCGCACTCGCCCCTTCCCCGGGTTGATCATCTTCGTCATCTTCGCCCGCCGGATCCCCAACGCCTGGGTCACGGCCCCGAGGTGCGCGTCGGGAACGTCCACGAAGAGCGCCTCGACCGGTTCGAGGACCGCCCCGCCTTCCGTTTTCGTCACCACCTCGGGCCGGGACACCGAGAGCTCGAACCCCTCCCGCCGCATCATCTCGATGAGGATCACCAGCTGGAGCTCCCCGCGTCCCATCACCGTGAACCAGTCGGTCCCGGAAAAGTCGATCCGGAGCGCGACGTTGCCGAGCAGCTCCTTTTCGAGCCGGGCGCGCACCTGCCGCGAGGTGACGAACTTCCCTTCCCTCCCGGCGAACGGGGAGGTGTTGATCGAGAAGACCATCGACACCGTCGGTTCGTCCACGGCGATCCGGGGGAGGGGCTTCGGCGCTTCCGCGTCGGAGATCGTGTCCCCGATCGTCACGTCCTCCATCCCCGCGATCGCCACGATGTCCCCCGCGGTCGCCTCCGGAATTTCCGTGCGGCTCAACCCCTCGTACCCGTAAAGCAGCGCCACCTTGAGCTTCTTCACCTCCCCGCCGATCCCGCACAGGGAGATGATCTCCCCGGCGCGCAGCGTCCCCTCGAAGACCCGCCCGACGGCAAGCCGTCCGACGTAGTCGCTGTACTCCAGGTTGGTCACCAGGAACTGGAGGGTGGCGGACGGGTCGCCGGTCGGGGGCGGCACGTGGGAGAGGATCGCGTCGAAGAGGGGTTGCAGGTTTTGTCCGGCGGCATCCCCGCGGACGGCCGCCGTGCCCGCCCTGGCGTTCGTCATCAGGATCGGGAAGTCGAGCTGGTCTTCCGTGGCGTCGAGGTCGATGAAGAGGTCGTAGACCTCGTCGATCACCTCGTCGATCCGCGCGTCGGCCCGGTCGATCTTGTTGATGACGAGGATGACGGGGAGCTCCCGCTCGAGGGCTTTCTTGAGCACGAAGCGGGTCTGCGGAAGGGGACCCTCGGAGGCGTCCACGAGCAGCAGCACCGCGTCGACCATTTTCAGCGTCCGCTCCACTTCGCCGCCGAAGTCGGCGTGGCCGGGGGTATCCACGATGTTGATCTTGACGCCCCGGTAGATCACGGCGGTGTTCTTCGCCATGATCGTGATCCCCTTCTCCCGCTCGAGGTCGAGGGAGTCCATCACCCGGTCGACGACGGCCGCGTGGGCGCTGAAGATGCCGCTCTGCCGCAGCATCGCGTCGACCAGGGTGGTCTTCCCGTGGTCGACGTGGGCGATGATCGCGACGTTGCGGATATTGGCGGTAGTGGGAATCATC
Above is a window of Deltaproteobacteria bacterium CG2_30_66_27 DNA encoding:
- a CDS encoding GTP-binding protein TypA, which gives rise to MIPTTANIRNVAIIAHVDHGKTTLVDAMLRQSGIFSAHAAVVDRVMDSLDLEREKGITIMAKNTAVIYRGVKINIVDTPGHADFGGEVERTLKMVDAVLLLVDASEGPLPQTRFVLKKALERELPVILVINKIDRADARIDEVIDEVYDLFIDLDATEDQLDFPILMTNARAGTAAVRGDAAGQNLQPLFDAILSHVPPPTGDPSATLQFLVTNLEYSDYVGRLAVGRVFEGTLRAGEIISLCGIGGEVKKLKVALLYGYEGLSRTEIPEATAGDIVAIAGMEDVTIGDTISDAEAPKPLPRIAVDEPTVSMVFSINTSPFAGREGKFVTSRQVRARLEKELLGNVALRIDFSGTDWFTVMGRGELQLVILIEMMRREGFELSVSRPEVVTKTEGGAVLEPVEALFVDVPDAHLGAVTQALGIRRAKMTKMINPGKGRVRMEYRIPSRGLIGFRSEFLTITRGTGLLNHLFDGYDPWQGPIPERINGALVADRVGRTTAYAIFHLQSRGTFFIGEGLQVYEGMIVGENSRPVDIDVNICKEKHLTNIRAAGTDEALRLVPPRILSLEAALEFINEDELVEITPASIRMRKKILDAGKRPRRKE